CATCATTCACCGTCGTTTCATTAACGATACCGAAGTTTTTTAGCTGGTCGATATGCTGTTTCATTTCAGCACTATGGCAAACGATAGCACCACCTTCAAAGGTATTGAAGACTTTGGTTGCATGAAAGCTAACCATGCTTAAATCACCATAACTTAATAGGCTCTGTCCTTTGTATTTCGCACCAAATGCATGCGCAGCATCATAGATAAGCTTCAGATTATGCTTATCTGCAATAGTTTGTAATGCATCTACTTCGCATGGAATGCCATAGCAATGTACCGGTAAAATAGCGACAGTATTTTCCGTGACAGCTTTTTCTACTGCTTGTGGATCAATATTTGATGTGACAGGATCAATATCTACAAAAACAGGGGTCAGGTTGTTCCAAACGATAGCATGAGCAGTCGCAATGAAAGTATAAGGAGTAGTGATAACCTCCCCTTCTTTTAAACCTAATGCTTGTAGAGCTGTAATCAGAGCGATCGTACCGTTATTGAATAATGAAATATAATCAACGCCAAGGTACTCACATAGCTCTTTTTCTAACTGTTGATGCAGTGGACCACCGTTGGTCAATATTTTATTCTCCCAAATTTGTTCTAAATAAGGGATGAAATCTTTGAGGTCTGGTAGCACAGACTGAGTAACATAAATGGGCTTATTCATAACTCACCCTCTGCCAATGAGATTAAATACTGACCATAGCCATTCTTACTCATGCTATTGCCAATCTCTAGTACTTGTTGTTTGCTTAACCAGCCATTATTTAGAGCAATTTCTTCTAAACACGCCACTTTATAGCCTTGTCGTTTTTCAATGGTTTCTACAAAATGTGCCGCTTCTAGCAAGCTTTCATGCGTCCCCGTATCTAACCAGGCAAACCCACGACCTAACAGCTCTACATTTAAGTCACCACGTTCAAGATACATCTGGTTGACTGTAGTGATTTCCACTTCACCTCGTTCTGAGGGCTTTACTTGCTTGGCAATTTCGATGACATCATTGTCATAAAAATATAAACCTGTGACTGCGAAATTAGACTTAGGCTTTTTAGGCTTTTCTTCTAGTGAGACTGCACGTAGCTCTTCGTTGAACTCTACCACACCAAAGCGCTCAGGGTCTTTTACTTGATAACCAAAAACGGTTGCCCCTGTTGCGCGATTAACTGCTTTTCGCAACATGGTTGTAAACCCTAGCCCATAAAAAATATTGTCACCTAAGACCAAGCAGACATTACTATCGCCAATGAACTCTTCACCAATAATAAAGGCCTGAGCCAAGCCATCTGGACTTGGCTGAGTGGCATAACTGAGATTGATACCGAAATCACTACCGTCTCCAAGCAAACGTTGAAAGCCTTCTATGTCTTCTGGCGTGCTAATAATCAGCACATCACGAATACCTGCTAGCATAAGCACAGATAAAGGATAATAAACCATAGGCTTATCATAGATAGGAAGCATTTGCTTAGACACGCCTTTAGTGATTGGGTATAACCGCGTCCCTGAACCACCTGCTAAAATAATACCTTTAGTGTCCATTATTCACTTACTCCTAATCTTTCGCGTTGATAGCTGCCATCCTGCACTCGGCGGCACCATTCTAAATTATTCAAATACCACTTAACTGTTTTGCGAATACCAGTCTCAAAAGTCTCTTCTGGTGTCCACCCTAACTCACTTTCAATTTTTCTAGCGTCAATCGCATAACGTAAGTCATGTCCTGGGCGGTCTTTTACAAAAGCAATTAACGATTCATAAGAGACATTATCTGTTTGAGGCTTAAGGTCATCTAAAATTTTACAAATAGATCTGACCACTTCGATATTCTGTTTTTCGTTATGACCACCAATATTATAGGTTTCACCTACCACTCCTTCGGTGACAACTTTATATAGCGCACGGGCATGATCTTCTACATACAGCCAGTCACGAATCTGATCTCCTTTACCATAAATCGGTAATTCCTTACCATCTAATGCATTTAAAATAACGAGAGGAATCAGTTTTTCAGGAAAATGATAGGGCCCATAATTATTAGAACAATTCGTAATCAAAACTGGAAAATCATAGGTACGATGCCATGCTCGCACTAAATGATCAGAACTTGCTTTAGAGGCCGAGTAAGGGGAACTAGGGGCATAAGGTGTGGACTCTGTAAATAAGTCTGTCGTTCCTGCCAAATCGCCATATACTTCATCTGTAGAAATATGATGAAATCTAAATGCAGATTTCTCCTCAGCATTCAGACCTTGCCAATACTTACGTGCAACTTCTAACAATGTATAAGTACCAACGATATTTGTGTTAATAAACTCTGCAGGTCCATCAATAGAACGGTCCACATGCGATTCTGCTGCCAAATGCATCACTAGATTTGGTTTAAAACTCTCAAAAGCTGACTCTAAATCCTCTGCATCGCAAATATCGACCCTCTTAAACTGATACCTACTGCTATCTTCGATTTCTTTAAGTGACTCTAAATTGCCAGCGTAGGTCAGTTTGTCGATATTTAAGACTTCATCATCGGTATGTTTAATAATATGGCGAATCACAGCAGAACCGATAAAACCTGCACCACCAGTAATTAGTATTCTCATAACAATTCCATTGAACCTTTGGTTTTTGGCTAAAAAATCTGTTTCGGGTAATGAACTTAGGTAGTCATAGAACCTGCGTTATATCCCTCTACAAAGTAAGCAAGTTCCTGCTTAAGCCATTCAACATCATGTGGCTGCGCTCTGTGTATCAGCTGCGACAGCATATTTTCGATATCCATTAATGGAAAACTATCTTCGATTGCTTGTCTAATCAAAGGATGATAGGTGGTCTCAACATTACCATCACCAATAATAAGCTCTTCGTAAAGCTTTTCACCTGGTCTAAGCCCAGTAAAAATAATTTCAATATCACCTTCAGGATTGGTTTTGTCTTTTAGCTTGTACCCTGTTAGAAAAATCATACGTTTGGCTAAATCTACAATCTTGACTGACTCACCCATATCAAGCACAAACACTTCACCACCTTTCGCCATTGCGCCAGCTTGAATAACTAGACTTGCTGCTTCAGGGATGGTCATAAAATAACGTGTTACCTCTGGGTGAGTAACAGTGATAGGGCCACCTTTCTCGATTTGCTTAGTAAACAAGGGAATAACAGAACCAGACGAACCCAACACATTACCGAAACGCACCATACTGAAACAGGTCTTACTGTTCATTTGGCTGAGCCCTTGACATACCAGCTCAGCTAAACGTTTGGAAGCTCCCATTACATTTGTAGGTCTAACTGCTTTATCAGTAGAGACGAGTACAAATGTCTCTACCTCAGCCTGCATGGCTGCATAAGCACAGTGATAAGTGCCTTTAGAATTATTAATAACACCCTCAAATGGATTACTTTCTACGATAGGCACATGTTTGTAAGCGGCTGCATGATATACCGTGTTCACGCGATATTCTTCGAATACTTTCAGCAGCTTATCTTCATTAGTGACATTACCAATCATCGCTACAATTTTAATGTCTTCATAAGCCGGGTTATTTGTTTGTTGTATCGTTAACTCTTGATGAATGGCATACAGAGCGTATTCAGAAAGCTCATAAAGTATCAAACACTGAGGCTTATTTTTAATGATTTGACGACACAGCTCACCTCCAATAGATCCACCAGCGCCAGTAACAAGGATATTTTTACTTGTGATATTTTTACTTAACAACATATCATCAGCTTCAACAGTTTGACGATCTAATACGTCAAGGATGTTGACTCGACGCATATGACTCACTGTGACTTTTCCATCAGCGATTTCATGCAGGCTTGGTAGCTGCTTAATCTTTACAGGTACCTCTGAAAAATCATTAATGATCTGACGGCGACGATCGCGACTTACAGATGGTAATGCCAAAAATATCTGTGCAATGTTTCTCTTATTTATGATTCCCAAGACTTCATTAGCAGCATATATTTTTTTACCAAATAAGTAACCACCTGCAACTTCCAGATTATCATCGATGAAAGCCACGACACGGTACTTATCAGAGCGCTCTAGACCTTCAAACAATTCTCTGCCAGCTGAACCTACACCGTAGATAATGACATTTTCACGGATATTTCCATGACGGTTTCTGTAATTACCTTTGCTAAGCTCTAATATCTCTCTGATACTTAAGCGAATACCCCATAACCATATATAAAAGAAAAACAAATATAGAATAGGTACTGAACGTGGAATATACGCTAAGGAGTCGAATGAATAGATGACTTCATAAACAATGATAAGAACAACAAACATCTGCAATACTTTACGCATTGCTGTATCAGAGAATATTCTTGATAGACCTTTATAAAACCCAATATAGTACAGGCCAATTACAGGAGGTAAGGCAAAAATACATAGAGCAAATAAGCTGATGTGGTTATCGATATAGCCGTATCTTAAGGATAATGCAAAAAACAAGCACACTACTGACATCAAGAAGTCTGCACTAATTAGGATACTACGTTTAACCCCTCGTGGTAGAGACAGCAAACGTCTAGCGTTACGCTGATACCAACTGTCATCAGCGTTGCTAGTTACAGAATAAGTGCTCTTAGGCTTTTGCTTCATAGACATAAACTTCAACTTATCAAGTTATTACTACTTACTATGGCCATACGTATAGGCATAGTTATAGCTATTTTTGTCAAGCATTCCTTGCTGAACATCATTTAGTACAATACCATCGATCTCAATATTGGCTTTTTCCATCTGTTCAATGGCATAAGCCAACTGCCCTTCTAGTGAATCATTGTGCTTAGTTACCATCAACACCTGGTCTGCGTGCAGCGACAGAATGACAGCATCTGTAGTAGCTAATACAGGAGGCGTATTAACGATAATATAATCATAGTGATCCTTTAGCTCAGTCATCAGCTCACCAAATCTCTCACTGGCAAGCAGCGAAGACGGATTAGATACCTGCTCTCCACGAGGAATCAGATCAAGGTTATCTATGCTAGTAGGGTGAGTAATATTAGCGATTGTCGGGCTCTCTGGTGAAAAATAATCAGCAAGGCCTGTAGGCTGCTCTACATTGAAAGTCTTGTGCAAGCTTCCTAAGTGCATATCAGCATCGATAATAAGTATTTTCTTATCTAACTGCGCAAAAACTTCTGCTAAATTGGCACCAATGAAAGACTTGCCTACTTCTGGACTTTCAGAGGTCAATACAATCACTTGGCCACGCTGCTCAGCAGCGCCTTGAGAGAGCCCTAACATCAAGAATGTTCTAAGACCCTTGATGGCTTCATAACTTAAACTATTATGGTCGGCGTACGACAATAAGGGACTCGTACTGCGCTTGCTATTACTCAATCCTTTTAATGACTTGGATCTTGGAATAGTAGCAATGACCGGAACTCCCATTTTTGCTTCAATGCTTTTAGGGTCTCTGATAACATTTCTCAATAGACCTTTAAGCAGCACTAACATCGTACCCAACATGCCACCAAGCACTATACCTAGCAGTAATATCACTAACTTTCTTGGAGCAATAGGTCTAAAGTTGCTACTAGGAAAGTCAATGACACGTGCAAAACCAATCTGACCAGCTTCGACAATTTTCATTTGTTCATAGTTCCTAAGCAGAGTCAGATATATCTCTTTATTAATATTGGCATCTTCTGCCAACTTCAAAAACTCTCTTTGTACTTCAGGCAAGCGCTCAACATTTTGGGCTATTTCATTCTTCCTAGCATTTAAGGTTCTAAGCTGATCATTAATCTGAATAACAAGCGGGTGCTCTTCAGTGTAATAAGTAGTAAGCTCTGCTTTTTGTAGTTTTAGCTCGTTGAGCTGAGCATCAATCTGATAGTTTTCAGTGACTAAAAGCTCAGCTTCTTTTGCGACATCAATGGTGCCAGATTGTTCACGGAACTCATTATATGCAGCCTCAGAGGTCTCAAGTTTTGCCCTAAGTTCAGGAATCTGCGTTTCCATAAACTGCAGGGTTTTGGTTATCTCTTCAGAGCCACGAGATTGGTTTTGGTCTAAGTAAGACTTAACAATCTCGCTTAATATTAGGCTAACTTGCTCTTGATCAGCGCCTTTTAAAGAAACTTCAATAATCCCGGTTAATCTACCTACCTCAGCAACTGACAAAGCTTTACTGATACTATCAGTGGTATTCTTAAATATGTGTCTGGTTATTTCTATCGGGTGGTTCTCAGCAGGTAAGTCAGCCACCATAATTTCGATATTACCATCGGGTGTGGCAAAACTATTTAGCTGATTTAGGCGTCCTTTAAAACTCAAATCGTTA
The sequence above is a segment of the Psychrobacter fulvigenes genome. Coding sequences within it:
- a CDS encoding polysaccharide biosynthesis tyrosine autokinase, with translation MSKYKDRQNVSETAADKDSNDISLLTLALMLLRGWKTIVLLAALGLILALLYIRYVSPTYEADALIQIEEENSQGVSALASISQPTGTIQPTLTQAQTESELIKSRMVLEPVIELLHLTIQLSDPEVGHLDRLLNDRINTQINTVDGVSLKTEDGSAQIINFDAPLAYLGKKFTLVRTKTGFELGYEDKKDSSNDLSFKGRLNQLNSFATPDGNIEIMVADLPAENHPIEITRHIFKNTTDSISKALSVAEVGRLTGIIEVSLKGADQEQVSLILSEIVKSYLDQNQSRGSEEITKTLQFMETQIPELRAKLETSEAAYNEFREQSGTIDVAKEAELLVTENYQIDAQLNELKLQKAELTTYYTEEHPLVIQINDQLRTLNARKNEIAQNVERLPEVQREFLKLAEDANINKEIYLTLLRNYEQMKIVEAGQIGFARVIDFPSSNFRPIAPRKLVILLLGIVLGGMLGTMLVLLKGLLRNVIRDPKSIEAKMGVPVIATIPRSKSLKGLSNSKRSTSPLLSYADHNSLSYEAIKGLRTFLMLGLSQGAAEQRGQVIVLTSESPEVGKSFIGANLAEVFAQLDKKILIIDADMHLGSLHKTFNVEQPTGLADYFSPESPTIANITHPTSIDNLDLIPRGEQVSNPSSLLASERFGELMTELKDHYDYIIVNTPPVLATTDAVILSLHADQVLMVTKHNDSLEGQLAYAIEQMEKANIEIDGIVLNDVQQGMLDKNSYNYAYTYGHSK
- the rfbA gene encoding glucose-1-phosphate thymidylyltransferase RfbA; this encodes MDTKGIILAGGSGTRLYPITKGVSKQMLPIYDKPMVYYPLSVLMLAGIRDVLIISTPEDIEGFQRLLGDGSDFGINLSYATQPSPDGLAQAFIIGEEFIGDSNVCLVLGDNIFYGLGFTTMLRKAVNRATGATVFGYQVKDPERFGVVEFNEELRAVSLEEKPKKPKSNFAVTGLYFYDNDVIEIAKQVKPSERGEVEITTVNQMYLERGDLNVELLGRGFAWLDTGTHESLLEAAHFVETIEKRQGYKVACLEEIALNNGWLSKQQVLEIGNSMSKNGYGQYLISLAEGEL
- a CDS encoding DegT/DnrJ/EryC1/StrS family aminotransferase, producing the protein MNKPIYVTQSVLPDLKDFIPYLEQIWENKILTNGGPLHQQLEKELCEYLGVDYISLFNNGTIALITALQALGLKEGEVITTPYTFIATAHAIVWNNLTPVFVDIDPVTSNIDPQAVEKAVTENTVAILPVHCYGIPCEVDALQTIADKHNLKLIYDAAHAFGAKYKGQSLLSYGDLSMVSFHATKVFNTFEGGAIVCHSAEMKQHIDQLKNFGIVNETTVNDVSMNGKLSEVHAALGLLQLKTIDQTLQARQKVDSHYRELLADIEGITCIQRLNLDKDNYSYFPVIISSSFSLSRDELFEKLKQHNIYARKYFYPLMTEFSVYEQYRSDTPNAKLLSEQVLCLPMYPNLSTDNIEKIVKIIKEGA
- a CDS encoding polysaccharide biosynthesis protein: MSMKQKPKSTYSVTSNADDSWYQRNARRLLSLPRGVKRSILISADFLMSVVCLFFALSLRYGYIDNHISLFALCIFALPPVIGLYYIGFYKGLSRIFSDTAMRKVLQMFVVLIIVYEVIYSFDSLAYIPRSVPILYLFFFYIWLWGIRLSIREILELSKGNYRNRHGNIRENVIIYGVGSAGRELFEGLERSDKYRVVAFIDDNLEVAGGYLFGKKIYAANEVLGIINKRNIAQIFLALPSVSRDRRRQIINDFSEVPVKIKQLPSLHEIADGKVTVSHMRRVNILDVLDRQTVEADDMLLSKNITSKNILVTGAGGSIGGELCRQIIKNKPQCLILYELSEYALYAIHQELTIQQTNNPAYEDIKIVAMIGNVTNEDKLLKVFEEYRVNTVYHAAAYKHVPIVESNPFEGVINNSKGTYHCAYAAMQAEVETFVLVSTDKAVRPTNVMGASKRLAELVCQGLSQMNSKTCFSMVRFGNVLGSSGSVIPLFTKQIEKGGPITVTHPEVTRYFMTIPEAASLVIQAGAMAKGGEVFVLDMGESVKIVDLAKRMIFLTGYKLKDKTNPEGDIEIIFTGLRPGEKLYEELIIGDGNVETTYHPLIRQAIEDSFPLMDIENMLSQLIHRAQPHDVEWLKQELAYFVEGYNAGSMTT
- the rfbB gene encoding dTDP-glucose 4,6-dehydratase, whose product is MRILITGGAGFIGSAVIRHIIKHTDDEVLNIDKLTYAGNLESLKEIEDSSRYQFKRVDICDAEDLESAFESFKPNLVMHLAAESHVDRSIDGPAEFINTNIVGTYTLLEVARKYWQGLNAEEKSAFRFHHISTDEVYGDLAGTTDLFTESTPYAPSSPYSASKASSDHLVRAWHRTYDFPVLITNCSNNYGPYHFPEKLIPLVILNALDGKELPIYGKGDQIRDWLYVEDHARALYKVVTEGVVGETYNIGGHNEKQNIEVVRSICKILDDLKPQTDNVSYESLIAFVKDRPGHDLRYAIDARKIESELGWTPEETFETGIRKTVKWYLNNLEWCRRVQDGSYQRERLGVSE